Proteins co-encoded in one Ponticoccus alexandrii genomic window:
- a CDS encoding low molecular weight protein-tyrosine-phosphatase: MGKRILFVCLGNICRSPSAEAVVRRKAEDRGLTVSLDSAGTGAWHIGEPPYGPMQQAARARGYDLSGLRARRVTRDDFDRFDMVVAMDRDNLEDLRALAPGGADLRLMTDFAPGCGASVPDPYYTRDFDGTLDLIERCAQGLLDQL; this comes from the coding sequence ATGGGAAAGCGCATCCTCTTTGTATGCCTCGGGAATATCTGCCGGTCTCCCTCTGCCGAGGCGGTGGTGCGGCGGAAGGCCGAAGACCGGGGCCTGACGGTCAGCCTGGACAGCGCGGGCACCGGCGCCTGGCACATCGGAGAGCCGCCCTACGGCCCGATGCAACAGGCGGCGCGGGCGCGGGGGTACGATCTGTCGGGATTGCGGGCGCGCCGGGTGACCCGGGACGATTTCGACCGGTTCGACATGGTGGTGGCGATGGATCGCGACAACCTCGAAGATCTGCGCGCCCTTGCGCCCGGTGGCGCCGACCTGCGGCTGATGACGGATTTCGCGCCGGGCTGCGGGGCCTCGGTGCCGGATCCGTATTACACGCGCGACTTCGACGGCACGCTGGATCTGATCGAGCGCTGCGCGCAGGGCCTGCTGGATCAGCTGTAA